The following proteins come from a genomic window of Microbacterium sp. JZ31:
- the argJ gene encoding bifunctional glutamate N-acetyltransferase/amino-acid acetyltransferase ArgJ, producing the protein MSVTAAEGFEAAGVAVGLKSTGAKDVAVVVNRGPLKAGAAVFTSNRAKANPILWSQQAIADGVVEAVVLNSGGANCFTGDFGFQTTHQTAEKAAALLDVGAGDVLVCSTGLIGFGDEVFRTKVLDGTEQAIASLGPDGGEDAAAAIMTTDTVAKTAVRRRDGWTIGGMAKGAGMLAPGLATMLVVITTDAVLEASQLDAHLRAATRVSFDRLDSDGCMSTNDQVTLLASGASGVEPDEAAFAAALVEVCDELAAKLQDDAEGASHAITIEVVGAASEDDAVEVGRSVARNNLFKAAIFGNDPNWGRVLAAIGTTQAEFDPYDVDVSMNGVRVCTKGGPDRPREDVDLTPRATHVLIDLRAGDAAATIRTNDLTHDYVHENSAYSS; encoded by the coding sequence GTGAGTGTGACCGCAGCAGAGGGGTTCGAGGCGGCCGGTGTCGCCGTCGGCCTCAAATCGACCGGTGCGAAGGACGTCGCCGTGGTCGTGAACCGCGGGCCGCTCAAGGCGGGCGCCGCGGTGTTCACGAGCAACCGTGCGAAGGCCAACCCCATCCTGTGGTCGCAGCAGGCGATCGCGGACGGCGTCGTCGAGGCGGTCGTGCTCAACTCGGGCGGCGCCAACTGCTTCACGGGCGACTTCGGCTTCCAGACCACGCACCAGACGGCCGAGAAGGCCGCCGCGCTGCTCGACGTCGGCGCGGGCGACGTGCTCGTGTGCTCGACGGGGCTGATCGGCTTCGGCGACGAGGTGTTCCGCACGAAGGTGCTCGACGGCACGGAGCAGGCGATCGCGTCCCTCGGCCCCGACGGCGGGGAGGACGCGGCCGCCGCGATCATGACCACCGACACCGTCGCGAAGACGGCCGTCCGCCGCCGCGACGGATGGACGATCGGCGGCATGGCGAAGGGCGCGGGCATGCTCGCACCGGGCCTCGCCACCATGCTCGTGGTCATCACGACCGACGCGGTGCTGGAGGCGTCGCAGCTCGACGCGCACCTGCGCGCCGCGACGCGCGTGAGCTTCGACCGGCTCGACTCGGACGGCTGCATGTCGACGAACGACCAGGTCACGCTGCTCGCGAGCGGTGCGAGCGGTGTCGAACCCGATGAGGCGGCCTTCGCGGCGGCCCTCGTCGAGGTCTGCGACGAGCTCGCGGCGAAGCTGCAGGACGACGCGGAGGGCGCGAGTCACGCCATCACGATCGAGGTCGTGGGCGCGGCGAGCGAGGACGACGCCGTCGAGGTGGGCCGATCCGTCGCCCGCAACAACCTCTTCAAGGCGGCGATCTTCGGCAACGACCCGAACTGGGGCCGTGTGCTCGCCGCGATCGGTACGACCCAGGCGGAGTTCGATCCGTACGACGTCGACGTGTCGATGAACGGCGTGCGCGTCTGCACGAAGGGCGGACCGGACCGGCCGCGCGAGGACGTGGATCTCACGCCGCGTGCGACGCACGTGCTGATCGATCTGCGCGCCGGCGACGCGGCCGCGACCATCCGCACCAACGACCTGACCCACGACTACGTGCACGAGAACAGCGCCTACTCCTCATGA
- the argB gene encoding acetylglutamate kinase — translation MTSDSSKQAVDLQDTSPEEAAAKAATLIESLPWVKKYRDQIVVVKYGGNAMISEELQDAFAQDIAYLRYVGVRPVVVHGGGPQISSMLDRLAIPSEFKGGYRVTSTEAISVVRMVLTGHINPQLVAKINSHGPLATGLSGEDAGLFGGRKRGVMIDGVEESLGRVGDVVKVDPTAVLDHLDAGRIPVVSSIAPDLDHPGHSLNVNADAAAAALAIALKARKLVVLTDVAGLYADWPNRDSLVSHLTAEELREMMPRLESGMIPKMQACLDAVEGGVGAAAIIDGRVQHSVLVELFTSKGIGTQVMSASPTRSSEGAK, via the coding sequence ATGACCAGTGACAGCAGCAAGCAAGCCGTAGACCTGCAGGACACCAGCCCCGAGGAGGCGGCCGCGAAGGCCGCGACGCTCATCGAGTCGCTGCCGTGGGTGAAGAAGTACCGCGACCAGATCGTCGTGGTGAAGTACGGCGGCAACGCGATGATCAGCGAGGAGCTGCAGGACGCCTTCGCGCAGGACATCGCGTACCTGCGGTACGTGGGCGTGCGTCCCGTCGTGGTGCACGGCGGCGGCCCGCAGATCTCGAGCATGCTGGATCGCCTGGCGATCCCCAGCGAGTTCAAGGGCGGCTACCGCGTCACGAGCACCGAGGCGATCAGCGTCGTCCGCATGGTGCTGACCGGCCATATCAACCCCCAGCTCGTGGCGAAGATCAACTCGCACGGTCCGCTCGCGACCGGCCTGAGCGGCGAGGATGCGGGGCTGTTCGGCGGCCGCAAGCGCGGCGTCATGATCGACGGCGTCGAGGAGAGCCTCGGGCGCGTGGGCGATGTCGTGAAGGTGGATCCGACCGCGGTCCTCGATCACCTCGACGCGGGGCGCATCCCGGTCGTCTCGAGCATCGCACCCGACCTGGACCACCCCGGCCACTCGCTGAACGTGAACGCCGACGCGGCCGCGGCCGCCCTCGCGATCGCGCTCAAGGCCCGCAAGCTTGTCGTGCTCACGGATGTCGCGGGACTGTACGCCGACTGGCCGAACCGCGACTCGCTCGTGTCGCACCTCACGGCCGAGGAGCTGCGCGAGATGATGCCGCGGCTCGAGTCGGGCATGATCCCGAAGATGCAGGCGTGCCTCGACGCGGTCGAGGGCGGCGTCGGCGCCGCGGCGATCATCGACGGCCGCGTGCAGCACTCGGTGCTGGTGGAGCTCTTCACGAGCAAGGGAATCGGAACGCAGGTGATGTCGGCCTCGCCGACCAGGTCGAGCGAGGGAGCGAAGTGA
- a CDS encoding heparan-alpha-glucosaminide N-acetyltransferase domain-containing protein yields the protein MAAASALTPRRSGGPTGRLAANLARLDGPGREAGIDLARGLAVIGMFAAHLLETTAFDWRDPGTWTDVVNGRSSILFATLAGVSLALVTGGTHPFEGTRMMSARIRIALRAGCIWFLGIVLVVLETPVLVILPAYAILFLLALPLLRAGVTWLFGTAAAIAVAMPFAVFAIDSWGGWDRPLGQTVAHALGWHYPFLLWAAFVIAGIGIGRLAFSRPLTAVLLAGAGAVLAAFGYGVIGRWSLLAPADSLWGVTLSSTAHSSGMGEAIGSGGFAIAVIGLCALLCATPLRWLVLPLRAVGAMPLTAYTAQLVAWAVLQPPPGAYGSELASFRALEPFLPLTIATILVCTLWTLLVGRGPLEWLIARIASTGPRETAR from the coding sequence GTGGCTGCTGCGTCAGCCCTGACGCCACGCCGCAGCGGCGGGCCGACCGGCCGGCTCGCGGCGAACCTGGCGCGACTGGACGGACCGGGCCGCGAGGCCGGGATCGACCTCGCGCGCGGGCTCGCCGTGATCGGGATGTTCGCCGCGCACCTGCTCGAGACGACCGCGTTCGACTGGCGCGATCCCGGCACGTGGACCGATGTGGTCAACGGGCGCTCGTCCATCCTGTTCGCGACGCTCGCCGGCGTCTCGCTCGCGCTCGTGACGGGTGGCACGCATCCGTTCGAGGGCACGCGGATGATGTCCGCGCGCATCCGGATCGCCCTGCGCGCCGGGTGCATCTGGTTCCTCGGGATCGTGCTCGTGGTGCTCGAGACGCCGGTGCTCGTCATCCTGCCGGCGTACGCGATCCTGTTCCTCCTCGCGCTGCCGCTGCTGCGCGCGGGTGTCACCTGGCTGTTCGGCACGGCCGCGGCCATCGCCGTCGCGATGCCCTTCGCGGTGTTCGCGATCGACTCCTGGGGCGGCTGGGATCGCCCCCTCGGGCAGACGGTCGCGCACGCGCTCGGGTGGCACTACCCGTTCCTGCTGTGGGCCGCGTTCGTGATCGCGGGGATCGGGATCGGGCGGCTCGCGTTCTCCCGTCCGCTGACCGCGGTGCTGCTCGCGGGAGCCGGCGCCGTGCTCGCGGCGTTCGGGTACGGCGTGATCGGACGCTGGTCGCTGCTCGCGCCCGCCGATTCGCTGTGGGGCGTGACGCTGTCGAGCACCGCGCACTCGAGCGGCATGGGGGAGGCGATCGGGTCGGGCGGCTTCGCGATCGCGGTGATCGGGCTGTGCGCCCTGCTGTGCGCGACGCCGCTGCGGTGGCTCGTGCTGCCGCTGCGCGCGGTGGGCGCCATGCCGCTGACCGCCTACACCGCGCAGCTCGTCGCGTGGGCCGTGCTGCAGCCGCCGCCCGGCGCATACGGATCCGAGCTCGCCTCCTTCCGCGCGCTCGAGCCGTTCTTGCCGCTCACGATCGCCACGATCCTCGTCTGTACGCTCTGGACGCTGCTGGTCGGTCGCGGCCCGCTCGAGTGGCTGATCGCACGGATCGCGAGCACGGGACCGAGGGAAACCGCTCGATAG
- the pheT gene encoding phenylalanine--tRNA ligase subunit beta — MRVPLSWLREYVDVPAEASPEDVLAALVSVGFEEEDVVRFELSGPVVVGTVLSFEAEPQSNGKTIRWCQVDVGEAEPRGIVCGASNFHEGDKVVVSLPGAVLPGPFPISARKTYGHVSDGMIASARELGLGDEHNGILRLVELGLDPAPGTDAIALLGLDDVAVDVNVTPDRGYAMSIRGIAREYGHATGAAFRDPALLPEIGSGSGFPVAVQDVAPIRGRVGVTEFVTRVVRGVDASRPTPPWMVSRLTLAGIRSISLLVDITNYVMLELGGPIHGYDLAKLTGGITVRRATEGETLETLDGQVRRLSPEDLLITDESGPIGLAGVMGGAATEIGETTTDVLIEAAVFDTVSIARTARRHKLPSEASRRFERGVDPLLPPASAQRVVDLLVELAGGTADALGGALGVDAARAAIALPAGFVQGLVGVDYTAARIAETLTMIGCRVDETPDGWSVTPPSWRPDLTDKWTLAEEVARIDGVDKIPSHLPTPPSGRGLTPAQQGRRRVANALAAAGFVETPAFPFTTQEQNDLHGSATGEHLPSVKLANALDGQAPFLRRSLVPGLLQIAHRNVSRGHTDLALFEIGTVFLPQPGVEYGTSTIPPLAVRPDAETLARLDASIPPQPRHVALLLAGAVAPKQPGRDAEAAGLAVALDAVRVIAAAAGVDIAVAQGRRAALHPGRTGVLTVNGAEVGYVGELLPSVAADADLPGRVTVVEIDLDAILRDTGERVTVASLSTYPAATQDVSLVVDAALPASELRAALVEGAGELLESLRLVDDYRGQGIPDGAKSLTFALRFRAPDRTLTAAEATEAKLAGVALAAERHGATLRE; from the coding sequence ATGCGCGTCCCGCTTTCGTGGCTGCGTGAGTACGTGGATGTGCCGGCCGAGGCGAGCCCCGAGGACGTCCTCGCGGCCCTCGTGTCGGTCGGCTTCGAGGAGGAGGACGTCGTCCGCTTCGAGCTGAGCGGGCCCGTGGTCGTCGGCACGGTGCTGTCGTTCGAGGCTGAGCCGCAGTCGAACGGCAAGACCATCCGCTGGTGCCAGGTCGACGTGGGCGAGGCCGAGCCGCGCGGGATCGTGTGCGGCGCATCCAACTTCCACGAGGGCGACAAGGTCGTCGTGTCGCTTCCCGGCGCGGTGCTGCCGGGGCCGTTCCCGATCTCGGCGCGCAAGACGTACGGGCACGTGTCGGACGGCATGATCGCGTCCGCGCGCGAGCTGGGCCTCGGCGACGAGCACAACGGCATCCTGCGCCTCGTCGAGCTGGGACTCGACCCCGCGCCCGGCACCGACGCGATCGCGCTCCTCGGGCTGGACGACGTCGCGGTCGACGTGAACGTGACGCCCGACCGCGGCTACGCCATGTCGATCCGCGGCATCGCGCGCGAGTACGGCCACGCCACGGGCGCGGCGTTCCGCGACCCGGCGCTGCTGCCGGAGATCGGATCCGGATCCGGCTTCCCGGTCGCGGTGCAGGACGTCGCGCCGATCCGCGGCAGGGTCGGCGTGACGGAGTTCGTCACGCGCGTCGTGCGCGGCGTGGACGCGTCGCGCCCCACGCCGCCGTGGATGGTCTCGCGCCTGACGCTGGCCGGCATCCGCTCCATCTCGCTGCTCGTGGACATCACGAACTACGTCATGCTCGAGCTCGGCGGCCCGATCCACGGCTACGACCTCGCGAAGCTGACCGGCGGGATCACGGTGCGACGCGCGACGGAGGGCGAGACGCTCGAGACGCTCGACGGCCAGGTGCGCAGGCTCTCCCCGGAGGACCTGCTGATTACGGACGAGTCGGGCCCGATCGGCCTGGCCGGCGTGATGGGCGGCGCCGCGACGGAGATCGGCGAGACGACGACCGACGTGCTGATCGAGGCGGCCGTGTTCGACACGGTCTCGATCGCCCGCACGGCGCGCCGGCACAAGCTGCCGAGCGAGGCCTCGCGGCGCTTCGAGCGCGGCGTCGACCCGCTGCTGCCGCCGGCATCCGCGCAGCGGGTCGTCGACCTGCTCGTCGAGCTCGCGGGCGGCACGGCGGACGCGCTGGGCGGCGCGCTCGGCGTCGACGCCGCGCGCGCGGCGATCGCGCTGCCGGCCGGCTTCGTGCAGGGTCTCGTGGGGGTGGACTACACCGCGGCGCGCATCGCCGAGACGCTCACGATGATCGGCTGCCGCGTGGACGAGACCCCCGACGGCTGGTCGGTCACGCCGCCGTCGTGGCGGCCCGACCTCACCGACAAGTGGACGCTGGCCGAGGAGGTCGCGCGCATCGACGGCGTCGACAAGATCCCGTCGCACCTGCCGACGCCGCCGTCCGGCCGTGGTCTGACCCCCGCCCAGCAGGGGCGTCGCCGCGTTGCGAACGCGCTCGCGGCCGCGGGCTTCGTCGAGACTCCGGCGTTCCCCTTCACGACCCAGGAGCAGAACGACCTCCACGGCTCGGCGACGGGCGAGCACCTGCCGAGCGTGAAGCTCGCGAACGCGCTCGACGGCCAGGCGCCGTTCCTGCGCCGCTCGCTGGTGCCGGGGCTGCTGCAGATCGCGCACCGCAACGTGTCGCGCGGGCACACCGACCTGGCCCTGTTCGAGATCGGCACCGTGTTCCTGCCGCAGCCGGGCGTCGAGTACGGCACCTCGACGATCCCGCCGCTCGCGGTGCGCCCGGATGCCGAGACGCTCGCGCGCCTGGACGCCTCGATCCCGCCCCAGCCGCGCCACGTCGCGCTGCTGCTGGCGGGCGCCGTCGCGCCGAAGCAGCCGGGGCGCGACGCCGAGGCCGCGGGGCTCGCGGTCGCGCTCGACGCCGTGCGCGTGATCGCCGCCGCCGCGGGCGTGGACATCGCGGTCGCGCAGGGACGGCGCGCGGCGCTGCATCCGGGACGCACGGGCGTGCTCACGGTGAACGGCGCCGAGGTCGGCTACGTCGGCGAGTTGCTGCCGTCCGTCGCGGCCGACGCCGACCTGCCCGGCCGCGTGACGGTCGTCGAGATCGACCTCGACGCCATCCTGCGGGACACGGGGGAGCGCGTGACGGTCGCGTCGCTGTCGACCTACCCCGCCGCCACGCAGGACGTGTCGCTCGTGGTCGACGCCGCCCTGCCGGCCTCCGAGCTGCGCGCCGCGCTCGTGGAGGGTGCGGGAGAGCTGCTCGAGAGCCTCCGCCTCGTCGACGACTACCGCGGTCAGGGCATCCCGGACGGTGCGAAGAGCCTCACCTTCGCGCTGCGCTTCCGCGCGCCCGACCGCACGCTCACGGCGGCCGAGGCGACGGAGGCCAAGCTCGCCGGCGTCGCGCTCGCGGCCGAGCGCCACGGCGCGACGCTGCGCGAATAG
- the argC gene encoding N-acetyl-gamma-glutamyl-phosphate reductase, protein MTYSVAVSGASGYAGGELLRLLADHPDVEIRTVTAHSNAGQPLIAHQPHLRSLAHLTLQDTTPEILSGHDIVFLALPHGQSGQYTDALTDVKLVIDCGADHRLTGKDDWDAFYGGDFHEPWTYGVPELIVGDGRQRDRLAGATRIAAPGCNASTVSLSLVPGVAAGVIDPSDIVSVLAVGPSGAGKSLKPNLLASEILGSANPYAVGGSHRHIPEIQQALREAGAVDPRISFTPVLVPMARGILATSSARIAHGATDDEIRRAWQDAYGDETFVQLLPEGQMPRTADVVGANTALMGLAIDRAAGRVVVVTAVDNLTKGTAGAAIQSMNIALGLPEGRALSVNGVAP, encoded by the coding sequence ATGACCTATTCGGTCGCCGTCTCCGGCGCTTCTGGCTATGCGGGAGGCGAGCTGCTGCGGCTGCTCGCCGACCACCCCGACGTCGAGATCCGCACGGTCACCGCGCACTCCAACGCCGGCCAGCCCCTCATCGCGCACCAGCCTCACCTGCGCTCCCTCGCGCACCTGACGCTGCAGGACACGACCCCCGAGATCCTGTCGGGGCACGACATCGTGTTCCTCGCACTGCCGCACGGCCAGTCGGGTCAGTACACCGACGCCCTCACCGACGTGAAGCTCGTGATCGACTGCGGCGCGGATCACCGGCTCACCGGCAAGGACGACTGGGACGCGTTCTACGGCGGCGACTTCCACGAGCCGTGGACGTACGGCGTGCCCGAGCTGATCGTCGGCGACGGCCGCCAGCGCGACCGCCTCGCCGGCGCGACGCGCATCGCGGCGCCCGGCTGCAACGCGTCGACCGTGAGTCTCAGCCTCGTCCCCGGCGTCGCGGCGGGGGTGATCGACCCGTCCGACATCGTCAGCGTGCTCGCGGTCGGGCCGTCGGGCGCCGGCAAGAGCCTCAAGCCCAATCTGCTCGCCAGCGAGATCCTCGGCTCCGCGAACCCGTACGCCGTCGGAGGATCGCACCGTCACATCCCGGAGATCCAGCAGGCGCTGCGCGAGGCGGGCGCGGTCGATCCGCGGATCTCCTTCACGCCCGTGCTCGTCCCGATGGCGCGCGGCATCCTCGCGACGAGCAGCGCCCGGATCGCCCACGGCGCGACGGATGACGAGATCCGCCGGGCATGGCAGGACGCGTACGGCGACGAGACCTTCGTGCAGCTGCTGCCCGAGGGGCAGATGCCGCGCACGGCCGACGTGGTCGGCGCGAACACCGCGCTGATGGGCCTCGCGATCGATCGCGCGGCGGGGCGCGTGGTCGTCGTGACGGCCGTGGACAACCTGACGAAGGGCACGGCGGGAGCCGCGATCCAGTCGATGAACATCGCGCTCGGCCTGCCGGAGGGTCGCGCGCTCAGCGTGAACGGAGTGGCCCCGTGA
- a CDS encoding protein-L-isoaspartate(D-aspartate) O-methyltransferase, with translation MGDRAGQDRADERQAMLEWHIRARGIADPRVLDAMAAVPRERFLPPSVAADAYADSPLPIGHGQTISQPYIVALTAEAGLLKPGDRVLDVGTGSGYAAAVYAAIGAEVWSVEFVPELAEQARAALAAAGVRNVHVVTGDGTLGLRDHAPFDAILAAAAGPDIPAPWIDQLAEGGRIVMPLERNPGWQQLVRVTRRGDDTELDDLGAVRFVPLRGEHGLR, from the coding sequence ATGGGCGACCGGGCCGGGCAGGATCGCGCCGACGAGCGTCAGGCGATGCTCGAGTGGCACATCCGGGCGCGCGGGATCGCGGATCCCCGCGTGCTCGACGCGATGGCCGCCGTGCCGCGCGAGCGCTTCCTGCCGCCGTCCGTGGCGGCCGACGCGTACGCCGACTCGCCGCTGCCGATCGGGCACGGGCAGACCATCTCGCAGCCGTACATCGTGGCGCTCACCGCCGAGGCCGGGCTGCTGAAGCCCGGCGACCGCGTGCTCGACGTCGGCACCGGATCGGGCTACGCCGCCGCCGTGTACGCCGCGATCGGTGCCGAGGTGTGGTCGGTCGAGTTCGTGCCGGAGCTCGCCGAGCAGGCGCGCGCGGCACTGGCCGCGGCCGGCGTGCGGAACGTGCACGTGGTCACGGGCGACGGCACGCTGGGGCTCCGCGATCACGCGCCGTTCGACGCGATCCTCGCCGCCGCGGCCGGGCCCGACATCCCGGCCCCGTGGATCGACCAGCTCGCGGAAGGCGGCCGCATCGTCATGCCCCTCGAGCGCAATCCCGGATGGCAGCAGCTCGTGCGCGTCACTCGCCGCGGCGACGACACCGAGCTGGACGACCTCGGCGCCGTGCGCTTCGTGCCGCTCCGCGGCGAGCACGGCCTGCGCTGA
- the pheS gene encoding phenylalanine--tRNA ligase subunit alpha: MSDVPEITPEAVEAAVAGALAAIAQAPDTAALKAARSAHAGEGSPLAALNAQMRHVPNERKAEFGKLVGSARGRVNQALAAREAELAEAETAARLEAERIDITAVPSRTRVGARHPMSVLQEQISDVFVGMGWEIAEGPELEHEWFNFDALNFDEDHPARQMQDTFFVDPVARHLVMRTHTSPVQVRSMLERDLPIYVLCPGRVYRTDEFDATHLPVFTQAEGLVVDKGITMAHLKGTLDHIAQALFGEGAKTRLRTNYFPFTEPSAEFDLWHPTFKGGARWIEWGGCGMVNPNVLRAAGIDPEVYSGFAFGIGIERALMFRSDVQDMRDMAEGDVRFSEQFGMVV; this comes from the coding sequence GTGTCTGACGTTCCCGAGATCACTCCCGAGGCGGTGGAGGCGGCGGTCGCAGGCGCGCTCGCGGCGATCGCCCAAGCCCCCGACACCGCGGCCCTGAAGGCCGCCCGATCCGCGCACGCGGGGGAGGGGTCGCCGCTCGCCGCGCTGAACGCGCAGATGCGCCACGTGCCGAACGAGCGCAAGGCCGAGTTCGGCAAGCTCGTGGGATCGGCTCGCGGTCGCGTGAACCAGGCCCTCGCTGCCCGAGAGGCCGAGCTGGCGGAGGCCGAGACCGCCGCGCGTCTCGAGGCCGAGCGCATCGACATCACGGCCGTTCCGTCGCGCACGCGCGTGGGCGCCCGCCACCCGATGAGCGTGCTGCAGGAGCAGATCAGCGACGTCTTCGTCGGCATGGGCTGGGAGATCGCGGAGGGCCCGGAGCTCGAGCACGAGTGGTTCAACTTCGACGCGCTGAACTTCGACGAGGACCACCCGGCGCGTCAGATGCAGGACACGTTCTTCGTGGATCCGGTCGCCCGCCACCTCGTCATGCGCACGCACACGAGCCCGGTGCAGGTGCGCTCGATGCTCGAGCGCGACCTGCCCATCTACGTGCTGTGCCCCGGACGCGTGTACCGCACGGACGAGTTCGACGCGACGCACCTTCCGGTCTTCACGCAGGCCGAGGGCCTCGTGGTCGACAAGGGCATCACGATGGCGCACCTCAAGGGCACGCTCGACCACATCGCCCAGGCGCTGTTCGGCGAGGGCGCCAAGACGCGCCTGCGCACCAACTACTTCCCGTTCACCGAGCCGTCGGCCGAGTTCGACCTGTGGCACCCGACCTTCAAGGGCGGCGCGCGCTGGATCGAGTGGGGCGGCTGCGGCATGGTCAACCCGAACGTGCTGCGCGCGGCGGGGATCGACCCCGAGGTGTACTCGGGCTTCGCGTTCGGGATCGGGATCGAGCGGGCCCTGATGTTCCGCAGCGACGTGCAGGACATGCGCGACATGGCCGAGGGCGATGTCCGCTTCAGCGAGCAGTTCGGGATGGTGGTGTGA
- a CDS encoding acetylornithine transaminase produces the protein MATTTRWQDLAARDLMSLGGRLALLERGEGSYVWDVDGTRYLDFLGGIAVNALGHGHPVFAETVARQAATLSHVSNYFATPQQLELAARLKQLAGTGEQGRVFLANSGTEANETAIKLARLHDRDGLIVSLEGAFHGRSTGALALTPKAAYQDPFRPLIPGVKHIAPTREALEALFAGDERISALVVEPIQGEAGVLPLPDGYLRRARELTTARGALLILDEVQTGMGRTGHWFAYQAEGITPDAITLAKGIAAGFPLGALVTFGAASDLFYPGTHNSTFGGNPLASAVANAVIQEIQDRDLLGNVTRRGAELRAGVEGLPLVAGTRGAGLLIGIRLSAPVAADVRAAAHARGLIVNAPTDDAIRIAPAYTIGDDEVAQFLEIFGDALAEVAATHNPESPA, from the coding sequence ATGGCGACGACCACACGGTGGCAGGATCTCGCGGCTCGTGACCTGATGAGCCTCGGCGGGCGCCTCGCGCTGCTCGAGCGGGGCGAGGGGTCCTACGTCTGGGACGTCGACGGCACGCGCTATCTCGACTTCCTCGGCGGCATCGCGGTCAACGCGCTGGGTCACGGGCATCCGGTGTTCGCCGAGACCGTCGCGCGCCAGGCCGCGACGCTCTCGCATGTGTCGAACTACTTCGCCACGCCGCAGCAGCTCGAGCTGGCCGCGCGGCTGAAGCAGCTCGCCGGCACGGGGGAGCAGGGCCGCGTCTTCCTCGCGAACTCCGGCACGGAGGCGAACGAGACCGCGATCAAGCTGGCCCGCCTGCATGATCGCGACGGCCTGATCGTCAGTCTCGAGGGCGCCTTCCACGGCCGCTCGACCGGCGCGCTGGCGCTCACGCCGAAGGCCGCGTACCAGGATCCGTTCCGCCCGCTGATCCCGGGTGTGAAGCACATCGCCCCGACGCGGGAGGCGCTCGAGGCGCTGTTCGCGGGCGACGAGCGCATCTCCGCCCTCGTCGTCGAGCCGATCCAGGGGGAGGCGGGGGTGCTTCCCCTCCCGGACGGCTACCTGCGTCGCGCGCGGGAGCTCACCACGGCGCGCGGGGCGCTGCTCATCCTCGACGAGGTGCAGACCGGCATGGGACGCACGGGGCACTGGTTCGCGTACCAGGCCGAGGGCATCACGCCCGACGCCATCACGCTCGCGAAGGGCATCGCCGCGGGCTTCCCGCTCGGCGCGCTCGTGACCTTCGGCGCGGCGAGCGACCTGTTCTACCCCGGGACGCACAACTCGACGTTCGGCGGCAACCCGCTCGCGAGCGCGGTGGCGAACGCCGTGATCCAGGAGATCCAGGATCGAGATCTGCTCGGGAACGTCACGCGGCGGGGCGCCGAGTTGCGTGCGGGCGTGGAAGGCCTTCCCCTCGTGGCCGGCACGCGCGGCGCGGGCCTGCTGATCGGCATCCGCCTGAGCGCGCCGGTCGCAGCGGACGTGCGGGCCGCGGCGCACGCGCGCGGGCTGATCGTCAACGCTCCCACGGACGACGCGATCCGCATCGCGCCGGCCTACACGATCGGCGACGACGAGGTCGCGCAGTTCCTCGAGATCTTCGGCGACGCGCTCGCCGAGGTCGCCGCCACTCACAACCCGGAGAGCCCCGCATGA
- the argF gene encoding ornithine carbamoyltransferase yields MTRHFLRDDDITPAEQSEILDLAAQLKKDRWADKSLAGPQTVAVIFDKSSTRTRVSFAVGIADLGGSPLIISTANSQLGGKETPADTARVLERQVAAIVWRTYAQAGLEEMAKDTVVPVVNALSDDFHPCQLLADLLTIREHKGALAGLTLSFFGDGRSNMAHSYVLAGVTAGMHVRVASPEAYAPREDVIADADRIAAETGGSVTLLTDPLEAAAGADVVVTDTWVSMGKEEEKLARLRDLGAYKVTQETMSVADPEAIFIHCLPADRGYEVDAEVIDGPQSVIWDEAENRLHAQKALLVWLLRQP; encoded by the coding sequence ATGACCCGCCACTTCCTGCGCGACGACGACATCACGCCCGCCGAGCAGTCGGAGATCCTGGATCTCGCGGCGCAGCTCAAGAAGGACCGCTGGGCGGACAAGAGCCTCGCCGGACCGCAGACCGTCGCGGTGATCTTCGACAAGTCCTCGACCCGCACGCGCGTGTCGTTCGCGGTGGGCATCGCGGACCTGGGCGGATCGCCGCTCATCATCTCGACAGCGAACAGCCAGCTCGGCGGCAAGGAGACGCCCGCCGACACGGCACGCGTGCTCGAGCGCCAGGTCGCGGCGATCGTGTGGCGCACGTACGCGCAGGCGGGCCTCGAGGAGATGGCGAAAGACACCGTCGTCCCCGTGGTCAACGCGCTGAGCGACGACTTCCACCCGTGCCAGCTGCTCGCCGACCTGCTCACGATCCGCGAGCACAAGGGCGCCCTCGCCGGCCTCACCCTGTCGTTCTTCGGCGACGGGCGCAGCAACATGGCGCACTCCTACGTGCTGGCGGGCGTCACCGCCGGCATGCACGTGCGGGTGGCGTCGCCCGAGGCGTACGCGCCGCGCGAGGACGTGATCGCCGACGCCGACCGGATCGCCGCCGAGACGGGCGGATCCGTCACCCTGCTGACCGATCCGCTCGAGGCAGCAGCGGGTGCCGACGTCGTGGTCACCGACACGTGGGTGTCGATGGGCAAGGAGGAGGAGAAGCTCGCGCGGCTGCGGGACCTCGGCGCGTACAAGGTGACGCAGGAGACGATGTCGGTCGCCGATCCGGAGGCCATCTTCATCCACTGTCTTCCCGCCGACCGCGGCTACGAGGTCGACGCCGAGGTGATCGACGGCCCGCAGAGCGTGATCTGGGACGAGGCCGAGAACCGCCTGCACGCGCAGAAGGCGCTGCTGGTGTGGCTGCTGCGTCAGCCCTGA